The following are encoded in a window of Telmatobacter sp. DSM 110680 genomic DNA:
- a CDS encoding GGDEF domain-containing protein: protein MGESAATNAYPAGSIRTTLLRALVFAFMLSSAWTPAACGQEAGAGIITSLHVIRTLTKDQARGGLPVAFEATVTYYNKNDVDLFVQDGDDAIYVETKAFQDLNPGDRVLIRGQARDSFTPDVVSTSISVLRHGPLPKPVVADFQQLIRAERDCMLVSVRATVRSADIVNFGNMHGIYLKLLMDGGPIDATVVETDVTKLKGVLDAEVQVTGVVSGKFDSKMQLIGILLEVPSIADMKILKPAERSPDSLPITPMDKVLSSSYVRDVSQRVRVKGTLTYYQPGSGAVLQNGAKSLWISTRSSVPLRIGDLVDATGFPDAHEGFLGLTDGKIQDTNIFEPIQPQPSTWRQLATWNSGDPDGHQSDLVSFEGQLVTAVREGSQDEFVLTSNGKLFTAVYRHPPIDRDLRPMIQIPVGTRIRVTGICMAVQANSIDPTEQEVPFNILLRSFDDISVIAGPSLLSVRNLIFLVGLLLVLLFAAGARGWVIERKVRRENASMAYIERRRSRILEDINGSRPLAEIIEQITELVSFRLHGAPCWCRVVDGAQLGNCPPKLDAFRIVHEVIQARTGSPLGNMYAAFDPLTKQRTFERETLLAAAALTSLAIETRRLYTDLVRRSEFDLLTDIHNRFSLESYLESQIEEARQNATIFGLVYIDLNDFKQVNDIFGHQVGDLYLQEVAHRMKHQLRGADMLARLGGDEFAVLLPKIRNRAEVEEIANRLERSLDEPFAAEGYVVHGSASIGIALYPEDGSTKDSILSAADAAMYVNKHIRREKKLAQADHQ, encoded by the coding sequence ATGGGTGAATCGGCGGCTACGAACGCATATCCCGCAGGCTCGATAAGAACCACTCTCCTGCGGGCCCTTGTCTTTGCGTTTATGCTGAGCTCTGCATGGACCCCAGCAGCCTGCGGCCAGGAGGCTGGTGCTGGCATCATCACCTCCCTCCATGTCATCCGCACTCTAACCAAAGATCAGGCCCGAGGCGGCCTGCCAGTTGCCTTTGAGGCCACGGTCACCTATTACAACAAAAATGACGTCGACCTCTTTGTTCAAGATGGCGACGATGCAATCTATGTCGAGACGAAAGCGTTTCAGGACTTAAATCCCGGCGACCGGGTGCTGATACGAGGACAAGCGCGGGATAGTTTTACCCCAGACGTTGTCAGCACCAGCATATCCGTTCTTCGGCATGGTCCACTTCCCAAGCCAGTGGTCGCTGACTTTCAACAGCTGATTCGTGCGGAGCGCGATTGCATGCTCGTTTCCGTCCGAGCCACGGTTCGCAGTGCCGACATCGTCAATTTTGGAAACATGCATGGCATTTACCTGAAGTTGCTGATGGATGGCGGACCAATTGACGCAACAGTCGTGGAAACCGACGTGACTAAGTTGAAGGGAGTACTGGACGCCGAGGTTCAAGTCACGGGAGTGGTATCAGGGAAGTTCGACAGCAAAATGCAACTGATTGGAATACTCCTTGAAGTTCCTTCGATTGCAGACATGAAGATATTGAAGCCTGCCGAAAGAAGCCCTGATTCTCTCCCTATCACACCGATGGACAAGGTGCTATCAAGTTCCTACGTCCGCGATGTGTCGCAGAGAGTTCGAGTGAAAGGAACGCTCACCTACTATCAGCCAGGTTCTGGAGCCGTTTTGCAGAATGGCGCCAAAAGCTTATGGATATCGACGCGCTCCAGTGTTCCGTTGCGGATTGGAGATTTGGTAGACGCGACCGGATTTCCTGACGCCCACGAAGGATTTCTCGGACTCACTGATGGCAAGATTCAAGACACGAATATCTTCGAGCCGATCCAGCCCCAACCCTCTACCTGGCGTCAACTGGCTACGTGGAACAGCGGTGACCCCGATGGCCATCAAAGTGACTTAGTATCCTTCGAGGGGCAGCTTGTGACTGCGGTCCGAGAGGGCTCGCAGGATGAATTTGTTCTCACCTCAAACGGCAAACTTTTCACAGCGGTTTATCGCCATCCGCCGATCGACAGAGATCTTCGTCCGATGATCCAGATTCCGGTTGGGACAAGAATCCGCGTCACCGGCATCTGCATGGCTGTTCAAGCAAATTCAATCGATCCTACTGAGCAGGAAGTCCCATTCAACATCTTGCTTAGATCCTTCGACGACATCTCCGTCATCGCGGGCCCTTCACTGTTGAGCGTTCGCAATCTCATCTTTTTGGTGGGCCTACTTCTTGTGCTGCTGTTTGCGGCGGGCGCAAGGGGCTGGGTCATTGAACGAAAAGTACGCCGGGAAAATGCTTCGATGGCGTATATTGAGCGGCGGAGAAGTCGCATTCTTGAAGACATTAACGGCTCGCGCCCTCTGGCTGAGATCATTGAGCAAATTACAGAGCTGGTTTCATTCAGGCTGCATGGTGCGCCGTGCTGGTGCAGAGTCGTCGACGGCGCACAACTTGGGAATTGCCCGCCAAAACTCGATGCATTCCGCATCGTTCACGAGGTGATCCAAGCTCGCACCGGGTCGCCGCTCGGAAACATGTATGCCGCGTTCGATCCACTCACCAAACAACGGACCTTTGAGCGTGAAACTCTCCTAGCGGCTGCAGCTCTGACTAGCCTTGCTATTGAAACCAGGCGCCTCTACACCGACTTGGTTCGCCGCTCCGAGTTCGATCTACTCACCGACATTCACAACCGATTCTCGTTGGAGAGCTACCTGGAAAGCCAGATCGAAGAGGCGCGCCAGAATGCAACGATCTTTGGGTTGGTTTACATCGATCTCAACGACTTCAAACAGGTGAACGATATTTTCGGGCACCAGGTCGGGGATCTCTATCTGCAGGAAGTCGCCCACCGCATGAAACATCAGTTGCGTGGCGCCGACATGCTGGCTCGACTCGGTGGCGACGAATTTGCCGTCCTTCTGCCTAAAATCCGCAATCGCGCCGAGGTAGAAGAGATCGCGAATCGGCTCGAGCGCTCTCTCGACGAGCCGTTTGCGGCTGAAGGCTACGTCGTCCATGGTTCAGCCAGTATCGGAATTGCCCTCTACCCAGAGGACGGTTCTACCAAAGATAGTATTCTGAGCGCCGCCGATGCCGCCATGTACGTGAACAAGCACATCCGTCGAGAAAAGAAACTGGCTCAAGCAGACCACCAATAA